Within Pseudomonas tructae, the genomic segment AAAACCACGCAGTTCGTCGCTGAACTGATGCCTGAACTTGCCGATCGTCTGGAACATTACCCGGGAGAGAGGCCGATCTTCGACCTCTATGGCGTCGAAGACGAAATTCAACGCGCCCTCGATCGCAAGGTGCCGCTCAAGTCCGGTGGCTACCTGGTTGTCGATCCGGCCGAAGCGATGACCACTATCGACGTCAACACCGGTGCCTTCGTCGGTCATCGCAACCTTGAAGAGACCATTTTCAAGACCAATCTGGAAGCGGCTACCGCCATTGCCCGGCAACTGCGCCTGCGCAACATCGGCGGGATCATCATCATCGACTTCATCGACATGGAGGACGAGGAGCACCAGCGTCAGGTACTGCGTACCCTGGAAAAGCAGCTGGAGCGCGATCACGCCAAGACCAACATCATCGGCATCACCGAGCTGGGCCTGGTGCAGATGACCCGCAAGCGCACCCGCGAAAGCCTCGAGCAGGTGTTGTGCGAGCCCTGTTTCTGCTGCCATGGGCGCGGCAAGCTGAAAACCCCTGAGACAGTCTGTTACGAGATTTTCCGCGAGATCCTCCGCGAAGCCCGTGCCTATCAGGCTGAAGGCTATAGAGTACTGGCCAACCAGAAAGTGGTAGACCGCCTGCTGGACGAAGAATCGGGCAATGTTGCCGAGCTTGAAGCATTCATCGGTCGAACCATTCGCTTCCAGGTCGAGTCCATGTACTCCCAGGAACAATACGATGTGGTGCTCCTCTGACGCGGTCTGACCCACAATCCGCACGGTCCGGGCTGGCAAAGTGCCGGGTTGCGGCCATAGTCAAGGCAGGACCTGGAGGGCCATTGGCATGCAACGACTGATGCGCGTTCTCGGCGCCTTGACCCGCTGGGGGCTGGGCGTCAGCGCCTTGCTGGCGATTGTGGTGGCGTTGTATGTCAGTCTCGGTCGGCAATTCATCCCGCTGGTGGCCGAGTATCGCGCCGAGGTCGAGGACAAGGCCGAGCAGGCCTTGGGCTTGCCGGTGCACATCGGCGCTCTGGAAGGGCACTGGAGCGGATTGGCGCCGATAGTGCGGGTCCGCGATATCCAGATCGGCGAAGGGCCCAGTGCCCTGCGCCTGGATGGCGTCAAGCTGGTACCCGACCTCTGGGCCAGCCTCACCGAGCGCCAGCCGCGCCTGGCCAACCTCGAAGTCGGCGGCCTGCAACTGAGCCTGCGCGAAGATGAGCGCGGTGCCTGGGCCCTTGAGGGTTTGCCGAAAAAGGACGATCAGCCACTGGATCCCGAGCAGTTGCTGACCCGCATGCAAGTCGTCTCCAGAGTCACGGTGGTCGACAGTCAGGTCACCCTGGAACCGTTCCAGCGCGAGCCGCTGACCCTTACCTACGTCAACCTGGGCTTGCAGACCGGCAGCGTGCGCCAGCGCCTGGATGCACGACTGACCTTGCCCGATGGCCAGCCGCTGGCGTTGAGCCTGCGCAGTCGTATTCGCCCCAGCCAGTGGCGCGACGGTGAGGTCGATGCCTACTTGAGCCTGCCGCAAAGCGACTGGGTGCGCTGGCTGCCGCCACGGCTGCTGGGTCAGTGGCAGGCCGCCGAACTGCGCGCAGGCGGCGAGTTCTGGGTGAACTGGGGCAAGGGCCAGTTGCAGGCTGCCACGGTTCGCCTCAACGCGCCGCAACTGCGTGGCAACTACACCGGACGCAAGCCGGTACAGGTCGACAACCTGGCACTCAATGCCTGGTTCGAGCGAGGTAAGCAGGGCATCGAGGTACAGGTCGACTCCCTGGCCATGAGCCTGGGCAAGACCCGCTGGGAGTCCCACCTGCAGCTCAGGCAGACGCTGGCTGGTGAGGCCGGCGAAGAGACCTGGGCCATTCAGGCCGACCGCCTGGACCTGACCCCGGTAACCCCGCTGATCGACGCACTGGCACCTCTGCCGGAAAAACTCATGGCGGTGGTCGATGGCCTCAAGGTCACGGGTGCGCTGCGCAACGTCAGCCTGCAGCTTCGCCCCCACGCTAGCGGTGACCAGCGCCTGAGCTTTGCCGCCAACCTTGAACGGGTCGGCTTTGATGCCTATCACGGTGCGCCGGCGGCCGGCAATGTCAGCGGCAGCATCAGCGGCGACCTTGGCCAGGGCGAATTGCGCCTGGATACCGACGCCTTCATGCTGCACCTGTACCCGATCTTCGAAAAACCCTGGCATTACCAGAAGGCCAACGCGCGCCTGACCTGGCGCCTGGACCAGGAAGGTTTCACCCTGATCGCGCCCTACCTCAAAGTGCTGGGTGAAGAGGGCAAGATCGCCGGGGATTTCCTCATCCGCCTGTTGTTCGATGAAACCCGCGAAGACTACATGGACCTGCGTGTCGGCCTGCTCGAGGGCGACGGACGCTATACCGCCAAGTACCTGCCCGAAGTCCTCAGCCCGGCGCTGGACCAGTGGCTGCGCACGGCAATCCTCAAGGGTGCGGTCGACGAAGGCTATTTCCAGTACCAGGGCTCGCTCAATCACGGTGCTGCCGAACAGGCCCGCAGTATCAGCCTGTTCTTCAAGGTTCACGACGCTGCGCTAGACTTCCAGCCCGGCTGGCCGCAGGTGCAGAAGGTCGCAGGTGATGTGTTTATCGACGACGATGGCGTGCGTATCAAAGCGCAAAGCGGGCAGTTGCTCACTACCCAGGTGCGTAACGTCGAGGTCAACATTCCCCATGTGGCTGCCGGTGAACACAATCATCTTTACCTGGACGGTGAGTTCGACGGCGGGCTTGGCGACGGCCTGAAGATTCTCCAAGATGCGCCCATCGGGACCGGGCCGATGTTCGCCGGCTGGGAGGGGGAGGGCAGCCTCAAGGGCAAGCTGAAGCTGGATATTCCCCTGACCAGAGGTCAGCAGCCCAAGGTGGTGGTCGATTTCGACACCCGCGATGCGCGGCTGAAAATTGCCGCTCCGGCCCTGGAATTGAACCAGCTCAAAGGTGACTTTCGCTTCGACTTCGACAAGGGCCTGAGTGGCGAGAACATCAGCGCGCGAGCATTCGACAAGCCGATCACGGCGCAGATAGTTGCCGAAGGAAAGCCCGGACAGTTGCAGACTCGGGTCAACGCCAAGGGCCAGATGCCGCTGAAGGCGCTGACCGACTGGCTGCAGCTCAAGCAAGCCCTGCCGCTGTCGGGTGAGTTGCCCTACCAGTTGCAGATCAGCCTGGGCAGCCGCGACAACCAGCTGACGGTCGACTCCAGCCTCAAGGGCCTGGCAGTCGACTTGCCGGCGCCTTTTGGCAAGGCTGCGAGCGAGAGCCGCAACAGCCAGTTCAGCATGAGCCTGCAGGGGCCGGAGCGGCGCTTCAACGTCACTTACGGCGATGTCGCCAAGGCGATCTATGCCGCGCCCATGGACAAGCTCGACCAGGGCCGTGGCGAAGTGCTGTTCGGCGCCGGCATGCCGCAGTTGCCCACCGGCCAGGGCCTGCGGGTACGCGGGCGCCTGGCGGAACTGGATCTGCAACCCTGGCAGAAACAGCTCGATCGCGTTGCCGGCAATGATCCGGGCGGCAGTGCCAAGCAGATGCTGCGTGGCGTCGACCTGAGTATCGGCAAGCTTCAGGGCTTCGGCCTGAACCTGGCCCAGGCAGTGGTGAGGGTGGACCGCGGCAGCAACCTGTGGGCCTTGCGCCTGGACAGCAAGGAAGTCATCGGTAACGCACGCATTCCGGATGCCAAGGGCGCGCCGATGGTGATCAACCTGCAGACCATTCATCTGCCGGCTGCCGACCCTGCAGAGGCGTCCTCGGATGATGGCCCGGACCCGATGGCTAGCATCGATCCGCGCAAGATTCCCGCCGTCGACCTGACCATCGACAAACTGTTCCGCGGTGACGACCCGCTTGGCAGCTGGGCGGTAAAAGTCCGCCCGACCGCCAAGGGCATTGCCCTCAACGACCTGGACGTCAGCGTCAAGGGCTTGCAGATCGATGGCAATGGCGGTTGGGAAGGTGCACCGGGAGCTAGCAGCAGTTGGTACAAGGGCCGCCTGGAAGGCAAGAACCTGGCCGACATCCTCAAGGCCTGGAACTTTGCCCCGACTGTCACCAGCCGTGATTTTCGCCTGGACGTCGATGGGCGCTGGCCCGGCTCACCGGCCTGGGTCGGGCTCAAGCGCTTTTCCGGCAGCCTCGACGCCGCCTTGCGCAAAGGTCAGTTCGTCGAGGTGGAAGGGGGGGCTCAGGCCCTGCGGGTATTTGGCCTGCTGAACTTCAACTCGATTGGCCGGCGCCTGCGCCTGGACTTCTCCGACCTGCTCGACAAGGGCTTGAGCTACGATCGGGTCAAGGGCCTGCTGGTGGCCAGCGAAGGGGTCTATGTCACCCGCGAACCGATCACCCTGACCGGCCCGTCAAGCAATCTTGAGCTCGACGGCACCCTGGACATGGTCCGTGACCGGGTCGATGCCAACCTGTTGGTGACCCTGCCGGTGACCAACAACCTGCCGATAGCTGCGTTGATCGTCGGTGCGCCGGCCATTGGCGGGGCGCTGTTCCTGGTCGATCGGTTGCTCGGTGATCGGGTGGCCCGTTACGCCAGTGTGCATTATCGCGTCGAGGGGCCGTGGAAAGAGCCTAAGATTAGCTTTATCAAACCTTTCGAAAAATCGCGCTAGGAGCGGGCATGAAGTCAGCGGTCATCCAGATGGTCAGCCAGAGCGACGTTCCGGCCAACCTGGAACGAGCCCGGCAGCTGCTCGAGCAGGCCGCCGAAGGTGGCGCCCGGCTGGCGGTGCTGCCGGAGAACTTCGCCGCGATGGGCCGGCGCGACGCCGCTGCAATCGGCCGGGACGAAGCCCTGGGCGAAGGTCCGATCCTGCCCTGGTTGAAACAGACCGCTCGCGACCTCAAGTTATGGATAGTGGCGGGTACCTTGCCGTTGCCGCCGGTCGGCCAGCCCGAGGCCAAGTCCCATGCCTGTTCGCTGTTGATCGACGAGCACGGCGAGCAGGTGGCACGTTACGACAAGCTGCACCTGTTCGATGTCGATGTCGCGGATAACCGCGGCCGCTATCGGGAATCGGACGACTATGCTCACGGCAGCCAGGTGGTGGTCGCTGATACTCCGGTCGGGCGTTTGGGCCTGAGCGTGTGTTATGACCTGCGCTTCCCTGAGCTGTACAGCGCCCTGCGCGAGGCCGGGGCCGAACTGATCAGCGCGCCATCGGCCTTTACCGCAGTGACCGGTGCGGCGCACTGGGAGGTGTTGATCAGGGCGCGGGCCATCGAAACTCAATGCTACCTCCTGGCCGCAGCCCAGGGCGGTACGCACCCGGGGCCACGGGAAACCTATGGTCATGCGGCGATCATCGACCCTTGGGGGCGGATCGTCGCCGAACAGGACAATGGCGAAGCCGTGCTGCTAAGCGAGCGCGACAGCAGCGAACAGGCGTCCATCCGGGCGCGGATGCCGGTGACCTTGCACCGGCGCTTTTTCTCGCAGGACGCTTTGCGGCCTGCGCACACCTCGGAGTGACTATGAGCGAGATGTTATCCACTGTCAGCGAACACCTGCTGGCGCCGGGCGGCCTGACCCTCGACAGCCTGCAATCAGTGCTGGGCGAGCTGGCCGGGCCAGGCATCGATGCCGCCGACCTGTACTTCCAGGGGCAGATTTCCGAATCCTGGGCGCTGGAAGACGGCATCGTCAAAGAAGGCAGCTTCAACCTCGACCAGGGCGTGGGCGTGCGTGCCCAGTCCGGTGAGAAGACCGGTTTTGCCTACAGCAATGCCATCAACCTTGAAGCGCTGACCTCGGCGGCCCGTGCGGCGCGCTCTATTTCCCGCGCCGGGCAGAACGGCAGCGTGCAGGCGTTCAAAACCCAGGATATCGCCCAACTTTATGCCCCCGGCAATCCGCTGGACGTGCTGAGCCGTGCCGAAAAGGTCGAGCTGCTCAAGCGTGTCGACGCCGCCACGCGCAAGCTTGATTCACGCATCCAGCAAGTCACCGTGAGCATGGCGGGGGTCTGGGAGCGGATCCTGATCGCCGCCGCCGATGGCAGCCTGGCGGCTGACATTCGCCCGCTGGTGCGTTTCAGCGTCAGCGTCATCGTCGAGCACAACGGCCGGCGTGAGCGCGGCGGGCATGGCGGTGGCGGGCGTACCGACTACCGCTATTTCACCGACGAGCGAGTCATGGGCTTTGCCCGTGAAGCGCTGCGCCAGGCGCTGGTCAACCTTGAAGCCATTCCGGCGCCGGCCGGTACCTTGCCGGTGGTGCTGGGTTCAGGCTGGTCCGGAGTATTGCTGCATGAGGCGGTTGGCCATGGCCTGGAAGGTGATTTCAACCGCAAGGGCAGTTCCGCCTACAGCGGCCACCTGGGTGAGAAGGTGGCTTCAAGCCTGTGCACCATCGTCGATGATGGCACTCTGGAGGGGCGTCGCGGTTCCCTGAGCGTCGACGACGAAGGTACCCCGACCGAGTGCACCACGCTGATCGAAAACGGCATCCTCAAGGGCTACATGCAGGACAAGCTCAACGCACGCCTGATGGGCATGGCAGTCACCGGTAACGGGCGTCGCGAGTCCTACGCGCACCTGCCCATGCCACGCATGACCAATACCTACATGCGAGCCGGCGAGAGTGATCCGGAAGAAATCATCAAATCGGTCAAGCGCGGTATCTACTGTGCCAACCTGGGGGGTGGCCAGGTGGACATCACCAGTGGCAAGTTCGTCTTCTCCACCAGTGAGGCGTACCTGATCGAAGACGGCAAGATCACCGCTCCCGTCAAGGGTGCGACCTTGATTGGCAATGGCCCGGAGGCTATGAGCAAGGTATCGATGGTCGGCAACGACCTGTCGCTGGACAGCGGTGTCGGTACCTGCGGCAAGGATGGCCAGTCGGTGCCGGTGGGCGTGGGCCAACCGACCCTGAAGATCGATGCGATCACCGTTGGTGGCACGGGCGCATGAAGGTGAAACCGGGCAGGCATGGCGCCTGCCCGTGTGCGGGGCTCAACGCAGACCGCGTTGGACCTCGTCGAGATCGCGGATGTACTTGAACAGCTTGCGGCTCGCGCTCGGCGCTTTGTTGCGCGCCAGTTCGTGCTGGGCCTGGCGGATCTGCGAGCGCAGTTGCTGGCGATCGGCTTCCGGGTATTCCTGGACGAATTTTTCCAGGACTTCGTCGGTGCCGCCGATCAGCCGGTCGCGCCAGCGTTCGAGGTTGTGGAAACGCTCGTTGTACTGGCGCGAGGAGGCGTCGAGTTGGTCAAGCAGCGCATTGATCGCGTCGATGTCCTGGTCGCGCATCAGCTTGCCGATGAACGATTTATGACGTCTTTTCGCCTCGTTCGCGGTGTGCCGCTTGTGTTCTTCCAGGGCCGCGCGCAGTTCGTCGGTCAACGGCAGTTTGGCCAGGGTGTCGGGCTTGAGCGTGGTAAGGCGCTCGCCCATGTCAACCAGCGCCTGCATCTCGCGCTTAACCTGGGTTTTGCTTTTTTCGCCTTCAAAGGCGGTGTCGTAAGAATCAACCATGGGGGCAGTCCGCTGAGAATCGCCGCCATGATAACCAGTCGGGGGCCGCTTGTCCGGTCCGGTCGTAGATTGACCCGTGCCGAACGCAGAATTTGAGTGGAGAAAACCATGAGTGCAGTCCAGAGCGTAGGTCCGGAACATCTGCCGGCATTGCAGGAACAGGTCGAACAGATCATCGCCGAAGCCCGGCGCCAGGGCGCCAGCGCTTGCGAAGTGGCGGTATCGCTGGAGCAGGGGTTGTCGACCTCGGTGCGCCAGCGCGAAGTCGAAACCGTGGAGTTCAACCGCGACCAGGGCTTTGGCATTACCTTGTATGTAGGGCAGCGCAAAGGCTCGGCGAGCACCTCGGCCAGCGGTAGCGATGCCATTCGCGAAACCGTCGCCGCTGCCCTGGCGATTGCCAAGCACACCTCCGAAGACGATTGTGCCGGGCTTGCTGACCCTGCGCTGATGGCCCGTGAACAGCCGGATTTCGATCTGTATCACGCCTGGGATATCACCCCTGAGCAGGCCATCGAGAAAGCCTTGCAATGCGAAGCGGCAGCCTTTGACGCCGATGCGCGGATCAAGAATGCCGACGGCACTACCCTCAATACCCACCAGGGCTGCCGCGTGTATGGCAACAGCCATGGCTTTATCGGCGGCTATGCTTCGACCCGGCACAGCCTGAGCTGCGTGATGATCGCCGAGGCCGACGGGCAGATGCAGCGCGACTACTGGTATGACGTCAATCGCCAGGGCGAGCTTTTGGCCGACCCGAGCAGCATTGGTATCCGCGCCGCACAACGGGCCGCCAGCCGCCTGGGCGCGCGGCCGGTGCCCACCTGTGAAGTGCCGGTGCTGTTTTCGGCCGAGTTGGCAGGGGGACTGTTCGGCAGCTTCCTCTCGGCGATTTCCGGCGGCAACCTGTACCGCAAGTCATCCTTCCTCGAAGGCACCATCGGCCAGCGTCTGTTCCCGACCTGGCTGACGTTGGATGAGCGCCCGCACTTGCCGCGTGCCCTGGGCAGTGCCGCTTTTGACGGTGATGGCCTGGCAACCTATGCAAAACCGTTCGTCGAAAATGGCCAACTGGTGTCCTATGTGCTGGGTACCTATTCGGGGCGCAAGCTCGGGCTGCCGAGTACCGCCAACGCCGGTGGCGTGCACAACTTGTTCGTTACCCATGGTGTCGAAGACCAGGCGGCCCTGCTGCGACGCATGGGGCGCGGGCTGTTGGTGACCGAGTTGATGGGCCATGGCCTGAACATGGTCACCGGCGACTATTCCCGTGGCGCCGCAGGTTATTGGGTGGAAAACGGCGAGATCCAGTTCGCGGTGCAGGAAGTGACGATCGCCGGCAATATGAAGGATATGTTCCAGCAAATCGTCGCGATCGGTAATGACCTTGAGACCCGCAGCAATATCCACACCGGCTCGGTGTTGATCGAGCGGATGACCGTAGCCGGAAGTTGATCCGGGTTGGGGCCGGGTCGTAATTATTTACCGCCTGGCCCCCGAGTCGCCTCCCTAGCATGTCCATTCCTCAAGTCAATTCGAGCAGGAATGAGCATGCACAGTACGTTTGAACAGATGTCCGTCGGACCAGAAGACCTGCCGCTTCTCAAGCAGTTGGTCCAGGATGTTCTTGATGAGGCGCGCCGTCAGGGTGCAGAGAGCTGTGAGGTGCTGGGCCAGCATCTGCATCAGACCCGACAGCACGTTGCCGCAGAGGTCGTAGACCCTGTCGATATTCAACAAGTGCTGGGCCTGGGGTTGGCGTGTTACGTCGACGGCCGCAAAGGCGAAGTACAACTGGAGGTCGGCGAAGACTTTAGTCCCGCAAAGCTTGTCAGCCAGGCAATGGCCACTGCTCGGGCAGCGCAGCTCGATATGTATACAGGACCGGCGGATGCCCAGGACCTGGCATGGGAGCATCCGCAGCTCGATCTTTTCCATGATTGGCCGGTAGATTCCGAGGTGTTGCTCGGCATTGCCCAGCGCTGCGATCAGGCTGCCTGGCAAACCGATGCACGGGTTGTTGAGTCACGGGGTTCGACCATGACCGGCTCAGCGCAAAGCCGGGTGTTCGGCAATAGTCATGGTTTCTTGGCGGGGTATTGCCAGACCGAGTTCAGTCTGAGTAGCTACATCAGGGCTGAGCACAATGGGATTCGTCGCACAGGTGGGGTGCAGAGCATTCAGCGTGATTTGCTTTCACTCGGTGAGGCCGAGCGTATGGGCAATCTCGCAGCGCGGCGAGCCATAGATTATCTGGGCGATGCCAAGCTGCGAGGGACGAGATGGCCGCAGGTGCTCTCTCCCCAAGCCAGTCGGTTTCTGCTGGTGGCGTTCATTGAGGCAATTGCTGGGGAGGCTGTCAGCAATGGTGCTTCAGTAGTGTCGGGCATGCTGGATAAGCCATTGTTCTCACCCAGTATCTCGATCGCAGAGTACCCCCTTCAGCGTGGTGGCATCGGTAGCATCCCTTTCGACAATGAAGGCGTGGCAGTGAGCATGCGGACCTTCGTTGAAGAAGGCTTTTTGCGCTCTTATGCGCTGGATGCTGCCTCGGCCCGTCGCCTGGGGATGAAAAACAGCGGGAACGCCAGCCTGCCGTTCGAGCAAGCGCGCAACCTTTCATTTGTGCCCGGCCCAGACACTCAGGCGCAGTTGTTGGCGCAGGTGGACCGTGGGGTTTTCGTCGCCGAGGCCCGCCAGCCCCAGATCGATGTGCGACAAGGAACTTTCAGCATGCGAGCGGTCGGCTACTGGGTAGAGAACGGAGAAATTCAGTACCCACTCAGCCCATTCACCGTATCGGGTGACTTGTTGGATTTGTTCGCAAGAATCAGTGTCATTGGCAATGATCTGGAGCAAATGTCGCGAATCAAGGGGGTATCGGTATTGATCGATAATCTGTCGATCACCCACTGAGTGGTAATTGCACAG encodes:
- a CDS encoding TldD/PmbA family protein, with protein sequence MHSTFEQMSVGPEDLPLLKQLVQDVLDEARRQGAESCEVLGQHLHQTRQHVAAEVVDPVDIQQVLGLGLACYVDGRKGEVQLEVGEDFSPAKLVSQAMATARAAQLDMYTGPADAQDLAWEHPQLDLFHDWPVDSEVLLGIAQRCDQAAWQTDARVVESRGSTMTGSAQSRVFGNSHGFLAGYCQTEFSLSSYIRAEHNGIRRTGGVQSIQRDLLSLGEAERMGNLAARRAIDYLGDAKLRGTRWPQVLSPQASRFLLVAFIEAIAGEAVSNGASVVSGMLDKPLFSPSISIAEYPLQRGGIGSIPFDNEGVAVSMRTFVEEGFLRSYALDAASARRLGMKNSGNASLPFEQARNLSFVPGPDTQAQLLAQVDRGVFVAEARQPQIDVRQGTFSMRAVGYWVENGEIQYPLSPFTVSGDLLDLFARISVIGNDLEQMSRIKGVSVLIDNLSITH
- the yjgA gene encoding ribosome biogenesis factor YjgA — translated: MVDSYDTAFEGEKSKTQVKREMQALVDMGERLTTLKPDTLAKLPLTDELRAALEEHKRHTANEAKRRHKSFIGKLMRDQDIDAINALLDQLDASSRQYNERFHNLERWRDRLIGGTDEVLEKFVQEYPEADRQQLRSQIRQAQHELARNKAPSASRKLFKYIRDLDEVQRGLR
- the rng gene encoding ribonuclease G, with product MSEEILINITPMESRVAVVENGVLQEVHVERTQRRGIVGNIYKGKVVRVLPGMQAAFVDIGLDRAAFIHASEISLREGQAVESISALVHDGQSLVVQVTKDPIGSKGARLTTQLSIPSRYLVYMPRTSHVGISLKIEDEGERERLKQVVTDCIAQENIQEAGGFILRTAAEGAGADEILMDIRYLRRLWEQIGTQIKTVGAPTEIYEDLGLALRTLRDLVNPKIEKIRIDSRETFQKTTQFVAELMPELADRLEHYPGERPIFDLYGVEDEIQRALDRKVPLKSGGYLVVDPAEAMTTIDVNTGAFVGHRNLEETIFKTNLEAATAIARQLRLRNIGGIIIIDFIDMEDEEHQRQVLRTLEKQLERDHAKTNIIGITELGLVQMTRKRTRESLEQVLCEPCFCCHGRGKLKTPETVCYEIFREILREARAYQAEGYRVLANQKVVDRLLDEESGNVAELEAFIGRTIRFQVESMYSQEQYDVVLL
- a CDS encoding YhdP family protein → MQRLMRVLGALTRWGLGVSALLAIVVALYVSLGRQFIPLVAEYRAEVEDKAEQALGLPVHIGALEGHWSGLAPIVRVRDIQIGEGPSALRLDGVKLVPDLWASLTERQPRLANLEVGGLQLSLREDERGAWALEGLPKKDDQPLDPEQLLTRMQVVSRVTVVDSQVTLEPFQREPLTLTYVNLGLQTGSVRQRLDARLTLPDGQPLALSLRSRIRPSQWRDGEVDAYLSLPQSDWVRWLPPRLLGQWQAAELRAGGEFWVNWGKGQLQAATVRLNAPQLRGNYTGRKPVQVDNLALNAWFERGKQGIEVQVDSLAMSLGKTRWESHLQLRQTLAGEAGEETWAIQADRLDLTPVTPLIDALAPLPEKLMAVVDGLKVTGALRNVSLQLRPHASGDQRLSFAANLERVGFDAYHGAPAAGNVSGSISGDLGQGELRLDTDAFMLHLYPIFEKPWHYQKANARLTWRLDQEGFTLIAPYLKVLGEEGKIAGDFLIRLLFDETREDYMDLRVGLLEGDGRYTAKYLPEVLSPALDQWLRTAILKGAVDEGYFQYQGSLNHGAAEQARSISLFFKVHDAALDFQPGWPQVQKVAGDVFIDDDGVRIKAQSGQLLTTQVRNVEVNIPHVAAGEHNHLYLDGEFDGGLGDGLKILQDAPIGTGPMFAGWEGEGSLKGKLKLDIPLTRGQQPKVVVDFDTRDARLKIAAPALELNQLKGDFRFDFDKGLSGENISARAFDKPITAQIVAEGKPGQLQTRVNAKGQMPLKALTDWLQLKQALPLSGELPYQLQISLGSRDNQLTVDSSLKGLAVDLPAPFGKAASESRNSQFSMSLQGPERRFNVTYGDVAKAIYAAPMDKLDQGRGEVLFGAGMPQLPTGQGLRVRGRLAELDLQPWQKQLDRVAGNDPGGSAKQMLRGVDLSIGKLQGFGLNLAQAVVRVDRGSNLWALRLDSKEVIGNARIPDAKGAPMVINLQTIHLPAADPAEASSDDGPDPMASIDPRKIPAVDLTIDKLFRGDDPLGSWAVKVRPTAKGIALNDLDVSVKGLQIDGNGGWEGAPGASSSWYKGRLEGKNLADILKAWNFAPTVTSRDFRLDVDGRWPGSPAWVGLKRFSGSLDAALRKGQFVEVEGGAQALRVFGLLNFNSIGRRLRLDFSDLLDKGLSYDRVKGLLVASEGVYVTREPITLTGPSSNLELDGTLDMVRDRVDANLLVTLPVTNNLPIAALIVGAPAIGGALFLVDRLLGDRVARYASVHYRVEGPWKEPKISFIKPFEKSR
- a CDS encoding carbon-nitrogen hydrolase family protein; translated protein: MKSAVIQMVSQSDVPANLERARQLLEQAAEGGARLAVLPENFAAMGRRDAAAIGRDEALGEGPILPWLKQTARDLKLWIVAGTLPLPPVGQPEAKSHACSLLIDEHGEQVARYDKLHLFDVDVADNRGRYRESDDYAHGSQVVVADTPVGRLGLSVCYDLRFPELYSALREAGAELISAPSAFTAVTGAAHWEVLIRARAIETQCYLLAAAQGGTHPGPRETYGHAAIIDPWGRIVAEQDNGEAVLLSERDSSEQASIRARMPVTLHRRFFSQDALRPAHTSE
- the tldD gene encoding metalloprotease TldD — translated: MSEMLSTVSEHLLAPGGLTLDSLQSVLGELAGPGIDAADLYFQGQISESWALEDGIVKEGSFNLDQGVGVRAQSGEKTGFAYSNAINLEALTSAARAARSISRAGQNGSVQAFKTQDIAQLYAPGNPLDVLSRAEKVELLKRVDAATRKLDSRIQQVTVSMAGVWERILIAAADGSLAADIRPLVRFSVSVIVEHNGRRERGGHGGGGRTDYRYFTDERVMGFAREALRQALVNLEAIPAPAGTLPVVLGSGWSGVLLHEAVGHGLEGDFNRKGSSAYSGHLGEKVASSLCTIVDDGTLEGRRGSLSVDDEGTPTECTTLIENGILKGYMQDKLNARLMGMAVTGNGRRESYAHLPMPRMTNTYMRAGESDPEEIIKSVKRGIYCANLGGGQVDITSGKFVFSTSEAYLIEDGKITAPVKGATLIGNGPEAMSKVSMVGNDLSLDSGVGTCGKDGQSVPVGVGQPTLKIDAITVGGTGA
- the pmbA gene encoding metalloprotease PmbA; this encodes MSAVQSVGPEHLPALQEQVEQIIAEARRQGASACEVAVSLEQGLSTSVRQREVETVEFNRDQGFGITLYVGQRKGSASTSASGSDAIRETVAAALAIAKHTSEDDCAGLADPALMAREQPDFDLYHAWDITPEQAIEKALQCEAAAFDADARIKNADGTTLNTHQGCRVYGNSHGFIGGYASTRHSLSCVMIAEADGQMQRDYWYDVNRQGELLADPSSIGIRAAQRAASRLGARPVPTCEVPVLFSAELAGGLFGSFLSAISGGNLYRKSSFLEGTIGQRLFPTWLTLDERPHLPRALGSAAFDGDGLATYAKPFVENGQLVSYVLGTYSGRKLGLPSTANAGGVHNLFVTHGVEDQAALLRRMGRGLLVTELMGHGLNMVTGDYSRGAAGYWVENGEIQFAVQEVTIAGNMKDMFQQIVAIGNDLETRSNIHTGSVLIERMTVAGS